In Myripristis murdjan chromosome 9, fMyrMur1.1, whole genome shotgun sequence, the following proteins share a genomic window:
- the arhgap25 gene encoding rho GTPase-activating protein 25, producing the protein MSLKLPRNWDFSTLKAETARIARSKSVMPGEGSPGSGSPGSPRSMERPLKAGWLKKQQRSIVKNWQQRYFVLRGSTLTYHKDDKESTVQGVIQLRFSKVNELPLNSDEPGKYLFEIIPRSSGDRERCPIVFMANSQSDMEEWVRTLRRVIGVPTSGVFGKSLMDTVTYEQRFGPHMVPILVQKCAEYIREHGLNEEGIFRLPGQDNTVKQFRDAFDAGERPSFPSDTDVHTVASLLKLYLRELPEPVVPWSQYQDFLDCTQQLDPNSTAGQDKLEKQIALLPRVNYNLLSYTCRFLFEVQLNSKVNKMSVENLATVMGINLLKPQIEDPITVMKATPQIQKLMTVLIRQHEALFPPSKDVLPSPPAKKSGSKKKSAPRSFVGWESAEMGDTSLSESPEEEEDNDSPEPDGGDSSPQNTPAPLSPPPSDSWQGSPRKRTQTMPSFNCPVTGMAAKAEALNRWSCIQESEEEKGGTLSEDIFKILDLEKCSLFSSPQTTSRAHEGNDKSMARRGSNPTDSCVEGSAKQGKDSQPSQTVSYQPSVRALKVTGSGHQSNNQPGKLRDVQQDSQQLIDSLQQKNKELSATVAELQSALEAERRHVAALGICLKNAERSRDEAQRRNQELQKDIQQFLTREPRAPT; encoded by the exons ATGTCTCTCAAACTACCTCGCAACTGGGACTTCAGCACCCTCAAGGCCGAGACAGCTAGAATAG CGCGGTCAAAGAGTGTAATGCCCGGTGAAGGAAGCCCAGGCTCGGGCTCACCAGGCTCACCCAGGTCCATGGAGCGGCCGCTGAAGGCCGGCTGGCTCAAGAAACAGCAGAGGTCCATTGTAAAGAACTGGCAGCAGCGCTACTTTGTCCTGAGAGGAAGCACCCTGACCTACCACAAAGACGACAAGGAGAGCACCGTCCAG GGAGTCATCCAGCTCAGGTTCAGTAAAGTTAATGAGCTCCCTCTCAACTCAGATGAACCCGGGAAGTACCTCTTTGAGATCATACCAC GTTCCAGTGGAGACAGAGAGCGCTGCCCTATTGTTTTCATGGCAAACTCCCAGAGCGACATGGAGGAGTGGGTCCGGACGCTGCGCCGGGTCATCGGCGTACCTACTAGTGGAG tGTTCGGAAAGAGCCTCATGGACACAGTTACGTATGAGCAGCGCTTCGGGCCTCACATGGTGCCAATCCTGGTGCAGAAGTGTGCTGAGTACATCAGAGAACACGGCCTGAATGAGGAGGGCATCTTCCGCCTCCCAGGACAGGACAACACAGTCAAACAGTTCAGAGATGCCTTTGACGCAGGCGAGAGGCCCTCCTTCCCGAG TGACACAGATGTCCACACAGTGGCGTCGCTGCTCAAGCTGTACTTGAGGGAGCTGCCTGAGCCCGTGGTGCCCTGGTCTCAATACCAAGACTTCCTGGACTGCACCCAACAGCTGGACCCCAACAGCACAGCA GGTCAAGATAAGCTGGAGAAACAAATTGCGCTTCTTCCCAGAGTCAATTACAACCTTCTCAGCTATACCTGCCG GTTCTTGTTTGAGGTGCAGTTGAACTCCAAAGTGAATAAGATGAGTGTGGAGAACTTGGCCACAGTGATGGGGATCAACCTCCTCAAACCTCAGATTGAAGACCCCATCACTGTGATGAAGG CGACTCCTCAGATCCAGAAGCTGATGACGGTGTTGATCAGACAGCATGAAGCCCTGTTTCCTCCCTCTAAAGACGTGCTTCCCTCCCCTCCTGCAAAGAAGTCTGGAAGCAAGAAGAAAAGCGCTCCTCGAAGTTTTGTGGGCTGGGAGTCTGCAGAG ATGGGTGATACCTCTCTTTCTGAGTctccagaggaggaggaagacaatgACAGTCCTGAGCCCGATGGAGGAGACTCCAGCCCTCAAAACACACCCGCGCCCCTCTCACCACCTCCTTCAGACTCGTGGCAGGGAAGTCCCCGCAAACGCACCCAGACCATGCCGAGCTTTAACTGCCCCGTCACCGGGATGGCAGCCAAGGCCGAGGCCCTGAACCGCTGGAGCTGCATCcaggagagcgaggaggagaagGGCGGGACGCTGTCGGAGGACATCTTTAAGATCCTGGACCTAGAGAAGTGCTCGCTGTTCAGCAGTCCTCAGACGACCTCTCGCGCACACGAGGGAAATGATAAGTCAATGGCTAGAAGAGGAAGTAACCCCACAGATTCTTGTGTTGAGGGCTCCGCTAAACAGGGCAAAGATTCCCAGCCCTCTCAGACAGTGTCTTATCAACCGAGTGTAAGGGCCCTGAAAGTGACCGGTTCAGGTCACCAGTCAAACAACCAGCCTGGAAAACTGAGGGACGTCCAGCAGGACTCTCAGCAGCTCATTGACAG tctgcagcagaaaaacaaggagCTGAGTGCCACAGTGGCTGAACTCCAgtctgctctggaggcagagcGCCGCCATGTGGCCGCTCTGGGGATCTGCCTGAAGAATGCCGAGCGCAGCAGGGATGAGGCCCAGCGACGCAACCAGGAGCTGCAAAAAGACATCCAGCAGTTCCTCACCAGAGAACCACGAGCTCCCACCTAA
- the cds2 gene encoding phosphatidate cytidylyltransferase 2: MTELRHRGTTDNDLQHQQSDDKGSENELKGDKDGASDSESKADTGVPEVPVPPDDTPEVLNKALSGLSSRWKNWWVRGILTLAMISFFFLIIYLGPMVLMMIVLCVQIKCFHEIITIGYSVYHSYHLPWFRTLSWYFLLCVNYFFYGETVTDYFFTLVQREEPLRILSKYHRFISFALYLTGFCMFVLSLVKKHYRLQFYMFGWTHVTLLIVVTQSHLIIHNLFEGMIWFIVPISCVICNDIMAYMFGFFFGRTPLIKLSPKKTWEGFIGGFFSTVVFGILLSYVMAGYRYFVCPVEFNNDSNSFQVDCEPPELFQLQDYALPSVLESLTGWPTVRLYPFQIHSIALSAFASIMGPFGGFFASGFKRAFKIKDFANTIPGHGGIMDRFDCQYLMATFVNVYIASFIRGPNPSKVIQQLLALRPDQQLHIFNSLKAHLTEKGLLPALEEAAA; encoded by the exons ATGACAGAGCTGAGGCATCGCGGAACCACAGACAACGACCTACAGCACCAGCAGTCTGATGACAAG GGTTCAGAGAATGAACTGAAGGGGGACAAGGATGGTGCATCAGACAGTGAGTCGAAGGCGGACACAGGGGTCCCAGAGGTGCCAGTCCCACCTGATGACACCCCTGAGGTTTTGAACAAGGCTCTGTCTGGACTCTCCTCACG aTGGAAGAACTGGTGGGTACGAGGGATCCTCACCCTAGCTATgatctccttcttcttcctcatcatctACCTGGGCCCCATGGTGCTCATGATGATT GTTCTCTGTGTTCAGATCAAGTGCTTCCATGAGATCATCACCATTGGTTACAGTGTGTATCACTCGTACCACCTGCCCTGGTTTAGAACGTTGAGctg gtacttcctgctgtgtgtgaacTACTTCTTCTATGGTGAGACGGTGACAGATTACTTCTTTACTTTGGTGCAAAGGGAGGAGCCACTTCGCATCCTCAGCAAATACCACCGCTTTATCTCCTTTGCCCTCTACCTCACAG gtttctgcatgtttgtgcTGAGCTTGGTGAAGAAGCACTACCGCCTTCAGTTCTACATG ttTGGTTGGACTCATGTGACTCTGCTGATCGTGGTGACCCAGTCTCATCTCATCATCCACAACTTGTTTGAAGGGATGATCTG GTTCATTGTGCCAATTTCCTGTGTGATCTGCAATGACATTATGGCCTACATGTTTGGCTTCTTCTTTGGCCGCACCCCACTCATCAAG CTGTCACCGAAGAAGACATGGGAGGGCTTCATCGGTGGTTTCTTCTCCACCGTTGTGTTTGGTATCCTG CTGTCCTACGTGATGGCAGGCTACCGCTACTTTGTGTGCCCGGTGGAGTTCAACAACGACTCCAACAGTTTCCAGGTGGACTGTGAGCCGCCGGAGCTGTTCCAGCTGCAGGACTACGCCCTGCCCAGCGTCTTGGAGTCCCTCACTGGATGG CCCACAGTGCGCCTCTATCCATTCCAAATCCACAGCATCGCTCTGTCTGCCTTTGCCTCCATCATGGGACCCTTTGGAGGTTTCTTCGCCAGTGGCTTCAAGAGGGCCTTCAAGATCAAG GACTTTGCCAACACCATCCCAGGTCACGGTGGCATCATGGATCGGTTCGACTGCCAGTACCTCATGGCCACCTTTGTTAATGTCTACATCGCCAGCTTCATCAG GGGTCCGAACCCCAGCAAGGTGATCCAGCAGCTCCTGGCCCTTCGTCCAGACCAGCAGCTCCACATCTTCAACTCCCTCAAGGCTCACCTGACAGAGAAGGGCCTGCTGCCAGCGCTGGAGGAGGCAGCCGCCTAG